In Megalobrama amblycephala isolate DHTTF-2021 linkage group LG10, ASM1881202v1, whole genome shotgun sequence, one DNA window encodes the following:
- the LOC125277503 gene encoding muscular LMNA-interacting protein isoform X1, translated as MALEKPHRTLGKVTTVFATKLKSFTFVPLLKRLPVENRVWKKVLQTGRPNKTSQEPGDFEKSMAEEGVYKAEVIYVQDPEEGQLGETLKNTTKSEIQSTDNLTLKPLTTQVDPHAEFGSITPEPSPAMETVNKHPGISHLGFHNTSLAAEVSSGLFLNSSSQREEVLSPASSMDFLTSPASSKESILSEGWDKERSWSALHMFSHDGSPGPLSRTVSPCSSIRSGTFTPSVVRIKRHSLAPGSSLLQMSSACVTPCCDSRATSPCPLSPRARHRTPPTQLSLLTAILRKGRLPVLSSYSQRPYTPCWPISPVNMSSCLACSAASSVAPMNMPKAKSCTSIDRPCSKSCQILKPLLKPQLWKPELVEAPDETPLTKPPESLDSCHFTSTSSIVLPTSHTLSPSLPAVQAHLSKSGPKANRLPTVPSSLLCSSYSRIRSSSPKSSSLSCSSNENHKHASMSGECLVSMDPNKPAESLTSLIHKDETKPHDRSEKYSLPLKQSQKSSEVSNELYLKHTGSPSDNSDSLVPKPAQSSCKSPAFPTPKHSFEAQSNSISPVLSHKDNKQSTLFQNGRKNDVERVHLSSPTPSPRPMGLTRLTYTPPASPACPAVHPNSRSSTPDRSTLSPSPAVPSRQLSPSPSYSFCSSPSPSLWGSTPDCADGDCKNRKPYKIKSTYKALAAIPTNTLLLEQQAIDEEVNKKEALLNPADNYSWEDPHTEMCSPAQLRQQSAELYATIDEVLEDTIQKRQSDHVNKASMKSLAVETSRSQTSSPSPKLLGRETRYASSPFQPSVTTEKTLTKPGVIRPLTATFRVADDKQHDDEFHPNPFKNLQENKSSRYQYKFVSSACGETQADGRGASDQQSACGERQGDCKTRLTSLITQTRISTQDVPPSINTQETHI; from the exons GTCACCACTGTTTTTGCAACCAAGCTCAAGTCTTTCACCTTTGTGCCACTTCTAAAAAGACTGCCTGTGGAGAACAGGGTCTGGAAAAAGGTACTTCAGACAGGCAGACCAAACAAG ACTTCACAAGAGCCAGGGGACTTTGAGAAGAGCATGGCAGAAGAGGGTGTCTATAAGGCTGAGGTTATTTACGTCCAAGACCCTGAAGAGGGCCAGCTTGGAGAAACGCTCAAGAACACCACTAAAAGTGAG atTCAGTCAACTGACAATTTAACCCTTAAACCACTCACCACCCAAGTTGATCCTCACGCAGAATTTGGTAGCATAACCCCTGAGCCTAGCCCTGCCATGGAAACTGTTAACAAACACCCTGGCATTTCTCATCTAGGATTTCACAACACTTCACTGGCTGCTGAGGTCAGCTCAGGTCTGTTTTTAAATAGCTCATCCCAGAGAGAAGAGGTCCTTAGCCCTGCCAGCTCCATGGATTTTCTCACATCCCCTGCTTCTTCTAAGGAGTCTATTCTCTCCGAGGGCTGGGACAAGGAGAGGAGCTGGTCAGCACTCCACATGTTCTCACATGATGGTTCTCCCGGTCCCCTTAGTCGCACAGTTTCCCCGTGTTCCTCCATAAGATCAGGGACCTTCACACCCTCTGTGGTGAGAATCAAGCGGCACTCTTTGGCTCCGGGCTCCAGTTTGCTGCAGATGTCGTCCGCTTGCGTAACACCCTGCTGTGACAGTCGGGCAACCTCACCCTGTCCTCTTTCGCCCCGTGCCCGACACAGGACTCCTCCAACCCAACTCTCCTTGCTAACGGCCATCCTCAGGAAAGGCCGTCTCCCTGTCCTGTCCTCTTATTCTCAAAGACCTTACACGCCCTGCTGGCCCATCAGTCCAGTTAACATGTCCTCCTGTTTAGCGTGCTCAGCTGCCTCTTCTGTTGCACCCATGAACATGCCCAAAGCAAAGTCTTGTACCTCCATAGATAGACCCTGTTCTAAGTCTTGCCAGATTTTAAAGCCACTTTTAAAGCCACAGCTTTGGAAACCAGAGCTGGTCGAGGCACCTGACGAAACCCCACTGACGAAACCACCAGAAAGTCTTGACTCGTGCCATTTCACCAGTACTAGTAGCATCGTCTTGCCTACAAGTCACACCCTTTCACCAAGCTTACCTGCAGTCCAGGCTCACCTCTCTAAATCAGGTCCCAAGGCAAATCGTTTGCCAACAGTTCCTAGCTCTCTTTTGTGTAGCTCCTACTCCCGCATAAGGTCCTCATCTCCTAAATCAAGCTCTCTGTCATGTTCCAGCAATGAGAACCATAAACATGCATCCATGTCAGGGGAATGCCTGGTATCTATGGATCCAAATAAGCCAGCTGAATCTTTAACATCCTTAATACATAAAGATGAAACAAAACCCCATGATAggtcagaaaaatattcattGCCACTAAAACAGAGTCAGAAATCATCTGAGGTCTCCAACGAACTATATCTGAAACATACAGGAAGTCCATCTGACAATTCGGACTCCTTGGTACCAAAACCCGCTCAAAGTTCATGTAAATCTCCCGCCTTTCCTACTCCGAAACACTCTTTTGAAGCACAAAGTAATTCCATATCTCCAGTTTTAAGCCACAAAGATAATAAACAAAGTACTCTTTTCCAAAATGGTCGCAAAAATGATGTCGAAAGAGTGCACCTATCATCCCCGACTCCCTCTCCTAGACCCATGGGTCTCACCCGCCTAACCTATACACCTCCAGCCTCTCCTGCTTGTCCTGCAGTCCACCCAAACTCTCGGTCCTCCACCCCAGATCGCAGCACCCTTTCACCCTCCCCAGCAGTCCCAAGCCGCCAGCTTTCACCCTCACCCTCATACTCCTTCTGTTCATCACCCTCTCCATCCCTATGGGGCAGCACACCAGACTGCGCAGATGGGGACTGTAAAAATAGGAAG CCATACAAGATCAAATCCACCTACAAGGCACTCGCTGCTATTCCTACAAATACTCTGCTCCTGGAACAGCAG GCTATAGATGAAGAGGTCAACAAGAAAGAGGCTTTGCTCAATCCTGCGGACAACTATTCTTGGGAGGATCCACACACAGAG ATGTGCTCTCCTGCGCAGCTGCGTCAGCAGTCCGCAGAACTGTACGCAACCATTGATGAAGTCCTTGAGGACACGATCCAAAAG cgtcAATCAGACCATGTGAACAAAGCCAGTATGAAGTCTTTGGCAGTGGAGACGTCAAGG TCACAGACGTCATCACCATCTCCAAAACTGTTGGGACGGGAAACAAGATAT GCAAGCTCTCCTTTTCAACCCTCTGTAACTACTGAAAAAACACTg ACAAAGCCTGGAGTTATTAGACCACTCACTGCAACATTCAGAGTTGCAGATGATAAACAACATGACGACGAATTCCACCCAAATCCTTTCAAGAACCTTCAAGAGAACAAATCCAGTCGTTACCAGTACAAG
- the LOC125277503 gene encoding muscular LMNA-interacting protein isoform X2 encodes MAEEGVYKAEVIYVQDPEEGQLGETLKNTTKSEIQSTDNLTLKPLTTQVDPHAEFGSITPEPSPAMETVNKHPGISHLGFHNTSLAAEVSSGLFLNSSSQREEVLSPASSMDFLTSPASSKESILSEGWDKERSWSALHMFSHDGSPGPLSRTVSPCSSIRSGTFTPSVVRIKRHSLAPGSSLLQMSSACVTPCCDSRATSPCPLSPRARHRTPPTQLSLLTAILRKGRLPVLSSYSQRPYTPCWPISPVNMSSCLACSAASSVAPMNMPKAKSCTSIDRPCSKSCQILKPLLKPQLWKPELVEAPDETPLTKPPESLDSCHFTSTSSIVLPTSHTLSPSLPAVQAHLSKSGPKANRLPTVPSSLLCSSYSRIRSSSPKSSSLSCSSNENHKHASMSGECLVSMDPNKPAESLTSLIHKDETKPHDRSEKYSLPLKQSQKSSEVSNELYLKHTGSPSDNSDSLVPKPAQSSCKSPAFPTPKHSFEAQSNSISPVLSHKDNKQSTLFQNGRKNDVERVHLSSPTPSPRPMGLTRLTYTPPASPACPAVHPNSRSSTPDRSTLSPSPAVPSRQLSPSPSYSFCSSPSPSLWGSTPDCADGDCKNRKPYKIKSTYKALAAIPTNTLLLEQQAIDEEVNKKEALLNPADNYSWEDPHTEMCSPAQLRQQSAELYATIDEVLEDTIQKRQSDHVNKASMKSLAVETSRSQTSSPSPKLLGRETRYASSPFQPSVTTEKTLTKPGVIRPLTATFRVADDKQHDDEFHPNPFKNLQENKSSRYQYKFVSSACGETQADGRGASDQQSACGERQGDCKTRLTSLITQTRISTQDVPPSINTQETHI; translated from the exons ATGGCAGAAGAGGGTGTCTATAAGGCTGAGGTTATTTACGTCCAAGACCCTGAAGAGGGCCAGCTTGGAGAAACGCTCAAGAACACCACTAAAAGTGAG atTCAGTCAACTGACAATTTAACCCTTAAACCACTCACCACCCAAGTTGATCCTCACGCAGAATTTGGTAGCATAACCCCTGAGCCTAGCCCTGCCATGGAAACTGTTAACAAACACCCTGGCATTTCTCATCTAGGATTTCACAACACTTCACTGGCTGCTGAGGTCAGCTCAGGTCTGTTTTTAAATAGCTCATCCCAGAGAGAAGAGGTCCTTAGCCCTGCCAGCTCCATGGATTTTCTCACATCCCCTGCTTCTTCTAAGGAGTCTATTCTCTCCGAGGGCTGGGACAAGGAGAGGAGCTGGTCAGCACTCCACATGTTCTCACATGATGGTTCTCCCGGTCCCCTTAGTCGCACAGTTTCCCCGTGTTCCTCCATAAGATCAGGGACCTTCACACCCTCTGTGGTGAGAATCAAGCGGCACTCTTTGGCTCCGGGCTCCAGTTTGCTGCAGATGTCGTCCGCTTGCGTAACACCCTGCTGTGACAGTCGGGCAACCTCACCCTGTCCTCTTTCGCCCCGTGCCCGACACAGGACTCCTCCAACCCAACTCTCCTTGCTAACGGCCATCCTCAGGAAAGGCCGTCTCCCTGTCCTGTCCTCTTATTCTCAAAGACCTTACACGCCCTGCTGGCCCATCAGTCCAGTTAACATGTCCTCCTGTTTAGCGTGCTCAGCTGCCTCTTCTGTTGCACCCATGAACATGCCCAAAGCAAAGTCTTGTACCTCCATAGATAGACCCTGTTCTAAGTCTTGCCAGATTTTAAAGCCACTTTTAAAGCCACAGCTTTGGAAACCAGAGCTGGTCGAGGCACCTGACGAAACCCCACTGACGAAACCACCAGAAAGTCTTGACTCGTGCCATTTCACCAGTACTAGTAGCATCGTCTTGCCTACAAGTCACACCCTTTCACCAAGCTTACCTGCAGTCCAGGCTCACCTCTCTAAATCAGGTCCCAAGGCAAATCGTTTGCCAACAGTTCCTAGCTCTCTTTTGTGTAGCTCCTACTCCCGCATAAGGTCCTCATCTCCTAAATCAAGCTCTCTGTCATGTTCCAGCAATGAGAACCATAAACATGCATCCATGTCAGGGGAATGCCTGGTATCTATGGATCCAAATAAGCCAGCTGAATCTTTAACATCCTTAATACATAAAGATGAAACAAAACCCCATGATAggtcagaaaaatattcattGCCACTAAAACAGAGTCAGAAATCATCTGAGGTCTCCAACGAACTATATCTGAAACATACAGGAAGTCCATCTGACAATTCGGACTCCTTGGTACCAAAACCCGCTCAAAGTTCATGTAAATCTCCCGCCTTTCCTACTCCGAAACACTCTTTTGAAGCACAAAGTAATTCCATATCTCCAGTTTTAAGCCACAAAGATAATAAACAAAGTACTCTTTTCCAAAATGGTCGCAAAAATGATGTCGAAAGAGTGCACCTATCATCCCCGACTCCCTCTCCTAGACCCATGGGTCTCACCCGCCTAACCTATACACCTCCAGCCTCTCCTGCTTGTCCTGCAGTCCACCCAAACTCTCGGTCCTCCACCCCAGATCGCAGCACCCTTTCACCCTCCCCAGCAGTCCCAAGCCGCCAGCTTTCACCCTCACCCTCATACTCCTTCTGTTCATCACCCTCTCCATCCCTATGGGGCAGCACACCAGACTGCGCAGATGGGGACTGTAAAAATAGGAAG CCATACAAGATCAAATCCACCTACAAGGCACTCGCTGCTATTCCTACAAATACTCTGCTCCTGGAACAGCAG GCTATAGATGAAGAGGTCAACAAGAAAGAGGCTTTGCTCAATCCTGCGGACAACTATTCTTGGGAGGATCCACACACAGAG ATGTGCTCTCCTGCGCAGCTGCGTCAGCAGTCCGCAGAACTGTACGCAACCATTGATGAAGTCCTTGAGGACACGATCCAAAAG cgtcAATCAGACCATGTGAACAAAGCCAGTATGAAGTCTTTGGCAGTGGAGACGTCAAGG TCACAGACGTCATCACCATCTCCAAAACTGTTGGGACGGGAAACAAGATAT GCAAGCTCTCCTTTTCAACCCTCTGTAACTACTGAAAAAACACTg ACAAAGCCTGGAGTTATTAGACCACTCACTGCAACATTCAGAGTTGCAGATGATAAACAACATGACGACGAATTCCACCCAAATCCTTTCAAGAACCTTCAAGAGAACAAATCCAGTCGTTACCAGTACAAG